In the Constrictibacter sp. MBR-5 genome, one interval contains:
- the malQ gene encoding 4-alpha-glucanotransferase: MSGADALDRLAERYGIVASYHDIWGAAHAASAGTKRALLRTMGVVADNEEAAEASLRALEEAECARMLPPVIVCSTSGRCSVPVWCAERDGGELRWTMVAETGERWEGTTAPQVTDRRTSPTGPRALRALELDAGPFPIGYHSLDVTGPDGERDTSTLIVTPDTCYGIEDAVGDARVWGIAAQLYGLRSDRNWGIGDYGDLGDLAAEGAGKGAAAIGINPVHAGFAADPHHFSPYSPSSRIFLNHLNIDVTAVPEFADCPLARELMASEQVCRALETARAADLVDYASVSAAKLPVLEALHRRFVEAASPDRKRAFATFREGWGDSLERHAIFEALHAHFFGTDMHLWSWRTWPEPYRDCESAEVAAFAAEHAERVDFFAWLQWIADLQLCVSHRRAREAGMPIGVYRDLAVASDGGGSMAWSWPQVVLAGASVGAPPDDLGPMGQNWGLSPLSPQGLRKTAYVPFIHALRANMRHAGALRIDHVMALTRLFWIPPGKTGRDGAYVQYPFEDLIRIVALESRRHSCIVIGEDLGTLPAGFPETLQRFGVLSYRIMSFERNDDGGLKQPSQYPERALVAVATHDMPTVRGQWVGRDIDWRGRVVEGITPEWVDSSHADRRRTRQSTIAALRDAGLDPGDDAADQPTPGLAEAVHRFIARTPSRLLMVQLEDLLDLDEQANLPGTSSEHPNWQRRLPCTVGELFSHPHAGRIIAALNEERRR, encoded by the coding sequence ATGAGCGGTGCCGACGCACTCGACCGCCTGGCGGAGCGCTACGGCATCGTCGCCTCCTATCACGACATCTGGGGTGCCGCGCACGCCGCGTCGGCCGGGACTAAGCGCGCCCTCCTGCGCACCATGGGAGTCGTAGCGGACAACGAGGAGGCGGCCGAAGCGAGTCTCCGTGCGCTGGAGGAGGCCGAGTGCGCCCGGATGCTGCCGCCGGTCATCGTCTGCAGTACCAGCGGCCGCTGTTCGGTGCCCGTGTGGTGCGCTGAGCGCGACGGCGGTGAGCTGCGCTGGACCATGGTTGCCGAGACCGGAGAGAGATGGGAGGGCACGACTGCGCCGCAGGTGACGGACCGTCGCACTTCCCCGACCGGCCCGAGGGCTCTGCGGGCTCTGGAACTCGACGCCGGCCCCTTCCCGATCGGCTACCATTCCCTGGACGTCACCGGCCCGGATGGCGAGCGAGACACGTCCACACTCATCGTCACGCCGGACACCTGCTACGGGATCGAGGATGCTGTCGGCGATGCACGCGTGTGGGGTATAGCCGCCCAACTCTACGGCCTCCGCAGCGACCGCAACTGGGGCATCGGCGACTATGGCGATCTCGGTGACCTGGCTGCAGAGGGCGCGGGAAAGGGTGCGGCCGCGATCGGCATCAACCCCGTGCACGCAGGCTTCGCCGCCGATCCACACCATTTCAGCCCCTACTCTCCCTCCTCCCGGATCTTCCTGAACCATCTGAACATCGACGTCACTGCGGTACCCGAGTTCGCGGACTGCCCGCTGGCCAGGGAATTGATGGCGAGTGAACAGGTGTGCCGGGCACTCGAGACGGCGCGCGCCGCGGACCTCGTCGACTACGCATCGGTCTCCGCAGCGAAGCTGCCTGTACTCGAAGCGCTCCACAGGCGGTTCGTCGAAGCAGCATCGCCCGACAGGAAACGCGCATTCGCCACTTTTCGTGAGGGCTGGGGGGACAGCCTCGAGCGCCATGCGATCTTCGAGGCGCTCCATGCGCACTTCTTCGGGACCGATATGCATCTATGGTCCTGGCGGACCTGGCCGGAACCCTATCGCGACTGCGAGAGCGCGGAAGTGGCGGCCTTCGCCGCGGAACACGCCGAGCGCGTCGACTTCTTCGCTTGGCTGCAGTGGATCGCCGACCTGCAGCTCTGCGTTTCCCATCGACGTGCGCGCGAGGCGGGCATGCCGATCGGGGTCTATCGCGACCTCGCCGTCGCCTCGGACGGCGGCGGCAGCATGGCCTGGAGTTGGCCGCAGGTCGTGCTGGCGGGAGCGAGCGTCGGGGCGCCGCCCGACGATCTCGGCCCAATGGGTCAGAACTGGGGTCTTAGTCCGCTCTCTCCACAGGGATTGCGAAAGACGGCGTACGTTCCGTTCATCCATGCACTCCGCGCGAACATGCGGCATGCGGGCGCGCTGCGCATCGACCATGTTATGGCACTGACTCGTCTCTTTTGGATCCCGCCCGGCAAGACCGGACGCGACGGCGCCTACGTCCAGTATCCGTTCGAAGACCTGATCCGGATCGTGGCGCTCGAGTCGCGCCGGCACAGCTGCATCGTGATCGGCGAGGACCTCGGTACGCTGCCCGCCGGTTTCCCCGAAACGCTCCAGCGGTTCGGCGTGCTGTCCTACCGGATCATGAGCTTCGAGCGGAACGATGACGGTGGCTTGAAGCAACCCTCACAGTATCCCGAGCGTGCGTTGGTGGCGGTCGCGACCCACGATATGCCGACAGTGCGCGGGCAATGGGTCGGTCGCGACATCGACTGGCGCGGCCGCGTGGTCGAAGGGATCACGCCGGAATGGGTCGACAGCAGCCACGCCGATCGCAGGCGGACGCGGCAATCGACGATCGCGGCGCTGCGCGATGCCGGACTCGACCCGGGGGACGATGCGGCGGACCAGCCGACACCCGGACTGGCCGAGGCCGTCCACCGCTTCATCGCGCGCACCCCGTCTCGTCTGCTGATGGTGCAGCTGGAGGATCTCCTGGATCTCGATGAGCAGGCGAACCTGCCCGGGACGAGCAGCGAGCATCCGAACTGGCAGCGCCGCCTCCCCTGCACCGTCGGCGAGCTGTTCAGCCATCCGCATGCCGGGCGGATCATCGCGGCACTCAACGAAGAGCGACGTCGCTGA
- the treZ gene encoding malto-oligosyltrehalose trehalohydrolase — protein sequence MQNRFIHDMRFGAHVGADGGTRFRLWAPSVEKIGIEIDGRAPIAMTQLADGWFEAKSDAAPTGSRYSFVLPDGLRVPDPASRRQAEDVHGPSMVVDPGSYVWSTRDWQGRPWEETVLYELHVGTFSAEGTFEGVRQRLDHLVDLGVTAVELMPISDFPGTRNWGYDGVLHFAPDAVYGTPDDLKRLVDEAHARGLTIFLDVVYNHFGPDGNYLNAYAAGFFDPDVHTPWGSAVNYAARPVRDFVIENALYWLREYRFDGLRFDAVDQIRDASAEHLLEELAATVRSRLTAEEPGRHVHLVLENDRNQAALLERSAGRPKYYDAQWDDDIHHVYQHLASGEAGGYYADYADHAVERLGKALATGFVYQGDPSAYRHGEIRGEPSGHLPPTSFVAFIQNHDQVGNRAFGERIDMLAGTAELHALTSIYLLAPQIPLIFMGEEWGSRRPFLFFTDFHDELADAVREGRRREFARFPQFADPVARAHIPDPNDPSTFATSKLDWDERATDPHDGRLAHVKELLRLRRDRIVPLLRGANADGQGGGSFSVEGMNGLQVSWRLPGGALTLTANLSPDEWSRSSPADDPGELLYESRPGTADALSGGRPVAPWSVAWMVRR from the coding sequence ATGCAGAACCGGTTCATCCACGACATGAGGTTCGGCGCGCATGTCGGCGCCGACGGCGGCACCCGCTTTCGGCTATGGGCACCCTCCGTCGAGAAGATCGGCATCGAGATCGACGGGAGAGCGCCGATCGCGATGACACAACTCGCCGACGGCTGGTTCGAGGCCAAGAGCGACGCCGCCCCAACCGGAAGCCGCTATTCCTTCGTTCTCCCGGACGGCCTGCGCGTACCCGACCCGGCATCCCGCCGGCAAGCCGAGGATGTCCATGGCCCAAGCATGGTCGTCGACCCCGGATCCTATGTCTGGTCCACCCGCGACTGGCAGGGGCGGCCCTGGGAAGAGACGGTCCTATACGAACTGCACGTGGGCACCTTCTCCGCGGAAGGAACCTTCGAAGGCGTTCGACAGCGTCTCGACCACCTAGTGGACCTCGGCGTCACGGCCGTTGAACTGATGCCGATCTCCGATTTTCCCGGGACGCGCAACTGGGGCTACGACGGCGTGCTTCACTTCGCGCCCGACGCCGTCTACGGCACGCCGGACGATCTGAAGCGGCTCGTAGACGAAGCCCACGCCCGCGGCCTGACGATCTTTCTCGACGTCGTCTACAATCACTTCGGACCTGACGGAAACTACCTCAACGCCTATGCGGCGGGCTTCTTCGACCCCGACGTCCACACCCCCTGGGGGAGCGCCGTCAACTACGCCGCGCGGCCGGTCCGCGATTTCGTCATCGAGAACGCCCTGTACTGGTTGCGGGAGTATCGCTTCGACGGTCTGCGCTTCGACGCCGTCGATCAGATCCGCGATGCCAGCGCCGAACACCTTCTCGAAGAACTCGCCGCCACCGTCCGCTCCAGGCTGACGGCCGAGGAGCCGGGGCGTCACGTGCATCTGGTCCTGGAAAACGACCGCAATCAGGCGGCTCTTCTGGAGAGGTCTGCGGGCCGGCCGAAATATTACGATGCGCAGTGGGACGACGACATCCACCACGTCTACCAGCACCTCGCGAGCGGCGAAGCCGGCGGATACTACGCCGACTATGCGGATCATGCGGTCGAGCGCCTGGGAAAGGCGCTGGCGACCGGTTTCGTCTATCAGGGCGATCCGTCCGCATACCGGCACGGCGAGATCCGCGGCGAGCCGAGCGGCCACCTTCCGCCGACGTCGTTCGTCGCCTTCATCCAGAATCACGATCAGGTCGGCAACCGCGCCTTCGGCGAGCGCATCGACATGCTGGCCGGCACCGCAGAACTGCATGCACTGACGTCGATCTACCTGCTGGCGCCGCAGATACCGCTGATCTTCATGGGCGAGGAGTGGGGCTCGCGCCGACCGTTCCTCTTCTTCACGGATTTCCATGACGAACTCGCCGACGCCGTGCGCGAAGGACGTCGCCGGGAATTCGCACGCTTTCCACAGTTCGCCGATCCGGTTGCTCGGGCCCATATTCCCGACCCGAACGATCCGAGCACGTTCGCGACTTCGAAGCTCGACTGGGACGAGCGAGCCACCGATCCGCACGATGGTCGGCTCGCCCACGTCAAGGAACTCCTGCGGCTGCGGCGGGATCGCATCGTTCCCCTGCTGCGAGGCGCAAACGCCGACGGTCAAGGCGGCGGCAGCTTTTCGGTCGAGGGAATGAACGGACTGCAGGTGTCGTGGCGGCTGCCGGGCGGCGCGCTGACGCTCACGGCGAACCTGAGTCCTGATGAATGGAGCCGGAGCAGTCCGGCGGACGATCCCGGTGAGCTCCTATACGAGAGCAGGCCGGGCACAGCGGACGCCTTATCCGGCGGACGACCGGTCGCCCCATGGAGCGTGGCGTGGATGGTGCGGCGATGA
- the glgX gene encoding glycogen debranching protein GlgX: MPRHRRRILPGSPNQLGAVWDGAGTNFALFSGRATKVELCLFDPGGRRQTECIALPEYTDEVWHGYLPEVGPGQLYGYRVHGPYRPAEGLRFNPRKLLIDPYARELHGSVRWSDAHFGYHVGSQRRDLSLDRRDSASGMPKCRVVDPAFSWGDDRRPRTPWSETVIYEVHVRGFTQLHTMIPERLRGTFTGFATDPVIDYLVDLGVTAVQLMPVHAFVDDRHLVGNGLRNYWGYNTIGFFAPEPSYLSNGDSREFKTMVRRFHDAGIEVLLDVVYNHTAEGNEQGPTLSFRGIDNGAYYRLLPDNPRYHINDTGCGNTLNLSHPRVLQMVLDSLRYWVEVMHVDGFRFDLAATLGREPHGFDQGSGFLDAVRQDPVLSQVKLIAEPWDIGPGGYQLGQFPPGWVELNDKFRDAVRRYWKGDDGMLPEVAARLAGSADIFDHRGRRPWTSVNKITSHDGFTLNDWASYNDKHNQANGENNQDGHNANYSWNHGVEGPTKDPAIVELRERQKRNMLATLMFAHGTPFLLAGDEFGRTQHGNNNAYCQDNEISWVHWKALGEKDSSLLDFAKRLIAFRRMHPALRHPRFRHGNLMPGNGIKDIAWYAPSGKEMTDEQWRDSHARCIGVLLNGEVDEKTRQEAGEDLPEILLLVMNSHHEAVPFRLPRLGTAGAWRRLFDTDRPDVDADAGQDEAAYDVPGRSLQVFAWMDVS; encoded by the coding sequence ATGCCCCGCCACCGCCGTCGAATCCTACCCGGATCTCCCAACCAGCTCGGCGCCGTCTGGGACGGCGCCGGCACTAATTTCGCCCTGTTCTCCGGCCGTGCGACGAAGGTCGAACTCTGCCTGTTCGACCCCGGCGGCCGGCGGCAGACCGAATGCATCGCGCTGCCCGAATATACCGACGAGGTATGGCACGGCTATCTGCCGGAAGTCGGCCCGGGGCAGCTCTACGGCTATCGCGTCCACGGGCCGTATCGGCCCGCGGAAGGGCTGCGGTTCAATCCGCGCAAGCTGCTGATCGACCCCTATGCCCGCGAACTGCACGGCTCGGTGCGCTGGAGCGACGCGCACTTCGGCTACCATGTCGGCAGCCAACGCCGCGACCTGTCGCTCGATCGTCGCGACAGCGCGTCGGGCATGCCGAAATGCCGCGTGGTCGACCCCGCCTTCAGTTGGGGCGACGACCGGCGTCCCCGGACCCCCTGGTCCGAGACCGTGATCTACGAGGTCCACGTGCGCGGCTTCACGCAGCTGCACACGATGATCCCGGAGCGGTTGCGCGGAACGTTCACCGGCTTCGCGACCGACCCGGTGATCGACTACCTGGTCGACCTGGGCGTGACGGCGGTACAGCTCATGCCCGTCCACGCATTCGTCGACGACCGGCATCTCGTGGGGAACGGCCTGCGGAACTATTGGGGCTACAACACCATAGGCTTCTTCGCCCCGGAGCCGTCCTATCTGAGCAATGGCGATTCCCGCGAATTCAAGACGATGGTCCGGCGGTTTCACGATGCCGGCATCGAGGTGCTGCTGGACGTCGTCTACAACCACACGGCCGAGGGAAACGAGCAGGGTCCGACCCTCAGCTTCCGCGGCATCGACAACGGTGCGTACTACCGTCTGCTCCCGGACAATCCCCGCTATCACATCAACGACACCGGCTGTGGCAACACCCTCAACCTGAGCCATCCCAGGGTGCTTCAGATGGTCCTCGATTCTCTGAGGTATTGGGTGGAGGTGATGCACGTGGACGGCTTCCGTTTCGACCTCGCCGCGACCCTCGGGCGGGAACCGCACGGCTTCGACCAAGGCAGCGGCTTCCTAGACGCCGTGCGACAGGATCCGGTGCTCAGCCAAGTCAAGCTGATCGCGGAGCCCTGGGACATCGGTCCCGGCGGCTACCAGCTGGGCCAGTTTCCACCCGGGTGGGTCGAGCTGAACGACAAGTTCCGCGATGCGGTCCGCCGCTACTGGAAGGGCGACGACGGAATGCTGCCGGAGGTGGCGGCGCGTCTGGCCGGCTCGGCCGACATCTTCGACCATCGTGGTCGCCGTCCGTGGACCAGCGTCAACAAGATCACCTCGCACGACGGCTTCACGCTGAACGACTGGGCCTCCTACAACGACAAGCACAATCAGGCCAACGGCGAGAACAACCAGGACGGCCACAACGCCAACTACAGCTGGAATCACGGGGTCGAGGGTCCGACGAAGGACCCGGCCATCGTCGAACTCCGCGAGCGGCAGAAGCGCAACATGCTCGCCACCCTGATGTTCGCGCATGGCACGCCGTTCCTGCTCGCCGGCGACGAGTTCGGCCGCACGCAGCACGGCAACAACAATGCCTACTGCCAGGACAACGAGATCAGCTGGGTTCACTGGAAGGCGCTCGGTGAAAAGGACAGCAGCCTTCTCGATTTCGCCAAGCGGCTGATCGCGTTTCGACGGATGCATCCGGCTCTGCGCCACCCGCGCTTCCGCCACGGCAACCTGATGCCCGGCAACGGCATCAAGGACATCGCCTGGTACGCGCCTAGCGGCAAGGAGATGACCGACGAGCAGTGGCGCGATTCGCACGCCCGCTGCATAGGGGTCCTCCTCAACGGCGAGGTCGACGAGAAGACGCGCCAGGAGGCGGGCGAAGACCTGCCCGAGATTCTCCTGCTGGTGATGAACTCCCATCACGAGGCGGTGCCGTTCAGACTTCCGCGCCTGGGAACGGCCGGGGCATGGCGACGGTTGTTCGATACGGACCGCCCGGACGTCGATGCCGACGCTGGGCAGGACGAGGCCGCGTACGACGTACCCGGTCGGTCGCTTCAAGTATTCGCCTGGATGGACGTGTCCTGA
- the glgB gene encoding 1,4-alpha-glucan branching protein GlgB, which yields MDKTEADIDAIIAATHGDPFSVLGMHGSGKSVVVRTFQPSADRVWVTDRKNGKALAELPRVRDEGFFAGPTGQRGRFSHAFRIEKGGVTEDVEDPYRFPALLGDTDVYLIAEGNHQHLHDRLGAHPMTLDGAEGTGFAVWAPSAERVSVVGAFNGWDGRMHPMRRRVECGVWELFVPGVGRGEPYKFEIRGAGGHMLPLKADPLAFLMEQSPGTASVTHGMPRHEWADAEWMRHRQARTGTDAPISIYECHLGSWMRSPDDGNRYLTYRELADRLIPYVKHMGFTHIEVLPISEYPFDGSWGYQPVGLYAPTSRFGTPEEFAAFVDRCHAEDIGLLLDWVPGHFPTDAHGLARFDGTHLYEHSDPRQGFHQDWNTLIFNYGRNEVRNYLHANALFWLDRYHLDGLRVDAVASMLYLDYSRSHDQWVPNRYGGRENLEAIDFLKRMNELAYGSHPGAMTVAEESTAWPGVSRPTYLGGLGFGFKWNMGWMHDTLRYMSKEPVYRRYHHHDMTFGLLYAFSENFMLPLSHDEVVHGKGSLINKMPGDDWQKAANLRAYYGFMWGHPGKKLLFMGGEFGQEREWNHNASLDWHLLDDPRHKGIQSLVRDLNLTYCATPAMHKLDCSPDGFEWIEANDSDNSVIAFIRRGEDPEATVVVVSNFTPVPRHGFRIGVSQPGWYREAINTDFGGYAGSGVGNGDGVMAESVPAHGRPFSLNLTLPPLATLWLERQPG from the coding sequence ATGGATAAGACAGAAGCCGACATCGACGCGATCATCGCCGCCACGCATGGCGACCCCTTCAGCGTGCTCGGGATGCACGGCAGCGGGAAGAGTGTCGTAGTCCGGACCTTTCAGCCGTCGGCGGATCGCGTCTGGGTAACGGACAGAAAGAACGGCAAGGCCCTGGCCGAACTGCCGCGGGTCCGCGACGAGGGCTTCTTCGCTGGTCCGACCGGCCAGCGTGGCCGCTTCAGTCACGCCTTCCGCATCGAGAAGGGTGGGGTAACGGAGGACGTCGAAGATCCCTACCGCTTCCCGGCCCTGCTCGGCGACACGGACGTCTATCTGATCGCCGAAGGCAACCATCAGCATCTGCATGACCGGCTCGGCGCCCACCCCATGACGCTGGACGGCGCCGAGGGCACCGGCTTCGCCGTCTGGGCGCCGAGCGCCGAACGCGTCAGCGTCGTCGGGGCGTTTAACGGTTGGGACGGGCGCATGCACCCGATGCGTCGCCGCGTCGAATGTGGCGTCTGGGAACTGTTCGTCCCGGGGGTGGGGCGCGGCGAACCATACAAATTCGAGATCCGCGGTGCGGGAGGGCACATGCTGCCCTTGAAAGCGGACCCCCTCGCCTTCCTGATGGAGCAGTCGCCGGGAACTGCGTCGGTCACTCACGGGATGCCGAGGCACGAGTGGGCGGACGCGGAGTGGATGAGGCACCGGCAGGCACGGACCGGCACCGACGCGCCAATCTCTATCTACGAGTGCCATCTCGGTTCCTGGATGCGCTCGCCGGACGACGGGAATCGCTACCTCACCTATCGGGAACTCGCTGACCGGCTGATCCCCTACGTGAAGCACATGGGCTTCACGCACATCGAGGTTCTGCCGATCTCCGAGTACCCGTTCGACGGATCCTGGGGTTACCAGCCCGTCGGTCTTTACGCACCCACCAGCCGGTTCGGCACCCCCGAAGAGTTTGCCGCCTTCGTCGACCGATGCCATGCCGAGGACATCGGGCTGCTGCTGGACTGGGTCCCGGGTCACTTCCCGACGGACGCCCACGGGCTGGCCCGCTTCGACGGAACGCATCTCTACGAGCATTCCGACCCCCGCCAGGGATTTCACCAGGACTGGAACACCCTAATCTTCAATTACGGGCGCAACGAGGTGCGGAACTATCTGCATGCCAACGCGCTCTTCTGGCTCGACCGCTACCACCTCGACGGGCTTCGGGTCGATGCCGTGGCATCGATGCTCTACCTCGACTACAGCCGGTCGCACGACCAGTGGGTACCGAACCGGTATGGCGGACGGGAAAATCTGGAGGCGATCGACTTCCTCAAGCGGATGAATGAACTCGCCTACGGCTCCCACCCCGGTGCAATGACCGTTGCCGAGGAATCGACCGCCTGGCCCGGCGTGTCCCGCCCGACCTATCTCGGCGGGCTCGGTTTCGGCTTCAAATGGAACATGGGGTGGATGCACGACACGCTCCGCTACATGAGCAAGGAGCCCGTCTACCGGCGCTACCATCATCACGACATGACCTTCGGGCTGCTGTACGCCTTCAGCGAGAACTTCATGCTGCCCCTCAGTCACGACGAGGTCGTGCACGGTAAGGGGTCCCTGATCAACAAGATGCCGGGAGACGATTGGCAGAAGGCGGCCAATCTCCGTGCCTATTACGGCTTCATGTGGGGCCATCCAGGGAAGAAGCTGCTGTTCATGGGCGGCGAATTCGGGCAGGAGCGCGAGTGGAACCACAATGCCAGCCTGGACTGGCACCTGCTCGACGACCCGCGCCACAAGGGTATCCAGTCGCTGGTGCGCGACCTCAATCTCACCTACTGCGCCACGCCGGCGATGCACAAACTGGACTGCAGCCCGGACGGCTTCGAGTGGATCGAGGCGAACGACAGCGACAACAGCGTGATCGCCTTCATCCGGCGGGGCGAAGACCCTGAAGCGACGGTGGTCGTGGTCTCCAACTTCACGCCGGTTCCCCGGCATGGCTTTCGCATCGGCGTGTCGCAGCCAGGTTGGTATCGCGAGGCGATCAACACCGATTTCGGCGGATATGCCGGCAGCGGCGTCGGCAACGGCGATGGCGTGATGGCGGAGTCCGTACCGGCTCATGGACGGCCGTTTTCGCTCAATCTGACGCTCCCGCCACTCGCCACGCTCTGGCTTGAGCGTCAGCCGGGATAA